From a single Brassica rapa cultivar Chiifu-401-42 chromosome A01, CAAS_Brap_v3.01, whole genome shotgun sequence genomic region:
- the LOC103827655 gene encoding uncharacterized protein LOC103827655, whose protein sequence is MAWLARSIANSLKIDEEDDDEKETIEHPGSDQPSSPSALKSQSPRGVKEDISELTKTFRSQLWGVASFLAPPPSSSDPADEETRKSSDLAEGEEDLIAGIRSDFVEIGGRFKTGISKLSGNLPVSEITKMASSFWQGGGGDSKERDGVGDVIGVTEEVVGFAKDLALHPDTWLDFPFPEEDHNFDDFEMTDAQYEHALAVERVATGLAALRIELCPAYMSEYCFWRIYFVLMHPKFSKHDALLLSTPQVLESRALLSHELLHKRNKAALVLPETSGDTGTAANANEEPLTVSSPEPVKTISVETIHLSDTSEVETEKHPIESKEIQVVDKPVIEEKPAPAPHDKPVTGSSPRVIDVQVDDDDDDDVDDWLKDEDNAGTVSSTVATKHVVDEDEDVTFSDLEEDDDDVPVNYKK, encoded by the exons atGGCGTGGTTAGCCAGATCCATTGCGAATTCTCTGAAGATCGACGAAGAAGACGATGACGAGAAAGAAACGATTGAACATCCCGGTTCCGATCAGCCGTCTTCACCGTCGGCGTTGAAATCGCAGTCACCACGAGGCGTGAAGGAAGACATCTCCGAACTCACAAAGACCTTTAGAAGTCAGCTATGGGGTGTGGCCTCGTTCCTGGCACCACCGCCTTCTTCCTCCGATCCGGCGGATGAGGAGACACGGAAGTCGTCGGATCTGGCGGAGGGGGAGGAGGATCTGATTGCTGGGATCAGGAGCGATTTCGTGGAGATCGGAGGTAGGTTCAAGACCGGGATCTCGAAGCTATCGGGGAACTTGCCTGTATCGGAGATTACGAAGATGGCTTCGAGTTTCTGGCAAGGAGGAGGTGGGGACTCGAAAGAGCGTGATGGTGTTGGAGATGTGATCGGCGTGACGGAGGAAGTAGTTGGGTTCGCTAAGGATCTTGCTCTGCATCCTGACACGTGGCTTGATTTCCCCTTCCCTGAAGAGGATCATAACTTCGATG ACTTTGAGATGACTGATGCTCAGTATGAGCACGCGCTGGCCGTGGAAAGGGTTGCAACAGGTCTAGCTGCTTTGAGGATCGAGCTTTGCCCAGCGTACATGAGCGAGTACTGCTTCTGGAGGATTTACTTTGTACTTATGCATCCTAAGTTCAGCAAGCATGATGCCTTGCTTCTCTCTACTCCTCAG GTGCTTGAATCAAGAGCATTGTTATCTCATGAGCTGCTGCATAAGAGAAACAAAGCTGCACTAGTGCTGCCAGAGACTAGTGGTGATACTGGAACTGCTGCTAATGCCAATGAGGAACCACTTACTGTGTCTTCACCAGAACCAGTCAAAACCATCTCCGTGGAAACAATACATTTGAGTGATACATCTGAGGTTGAGACGGAGAAGCACCCAATTGAGAGCAAGGAGATACAAGTTGTTGACAAGCCTGTGATTGAAGAAAAACCAGCACCAGCGCCCCATGACAAGCCAGTCACTGGATCTTCACCTAGAGTTATTGACGTTCAagtcgatgatgatgatgatgatgatgttgatgatTGGTTGAAGGATGAAGATAATGCAGGAACTGTTAGCTCCACCGTAGCAACCAAACATGTTGTGGATGAGGATGAAGATGTAACGTTTAGTGATCTTGAAGAAGATGACGACGATGTGCCAGTGAATTACAAGAAATGA
- the LOC103827642 gene encoding protein PHLOEM PROTEIN 2-LIKE A10, producing MDLSLGKKGFSFALRKKKWILLALSGYGAFRVYHSPSISRKRKQISKLFTLLVNLIEAASHSAEAVSLITKDLTEFLRSDSDQIPNSLKQFSKLANSDELNSSLIRSTQAVTVGLLRGYRLDDSGSGLTDRVMDKLFTKSGSGFASVIVGSFARNLVVALYSASSSGESELLDAICSDDGRKLFGDCVQRFVSTAVSVYLDKTNDVNVFDDLFAGLTNPKHEHKVKQTIVTVCNGAVETFVRASRRKTTEPESDRTWIDGISSSLSVPSNRKYVVDLTGKVTFETVRSLLEVLIERANGKVESYVEKVRERGNETRRFVRVKSSLLHSLCLFLCLQIVEAPWILTPRN from the coding sequence ATGGATTTATCTTTGGGCAAAAAGGGTTTCAGTTTTGctctgaggaagaagaagtggatCTTACTTGCACTCAGTGGTTACGGCGCCTTCAGGGTTTATCACTCTCCTTCCATCTCCcgcaaaagaaaacaaatctcCAAGCTCTTCACTCTCCTTGTCAACCTCATCGAAGCAGCTTCTCATTCCGCCGAAGCGGTTAGCTTGATCACCAAGGATCTAACGGAGTTTCTAAGATCAGACTCCGACCAAATCCCAAACAGCTTGAAACAGTTCTCCAAACTCGCGAACTCGGATGAGCTTAACTCCTCCTTAATCAGATCCACACAAGCCGTGACAGTCGGGTTACTCAGAGGTTACCGGTTAGATGATTCCGGGTCCGGTTTAACGGATCGGGTCATGGATAAGCTTTTCACTAAATCCGGGTCCGGTTTTGCTTCGGTTATCGTCGGTAGCTTCGCTAGAAACTTGGTCGTCGCGCTCTACTCCGCATCCTCCTCCGGCGAATCGGAATTGCTCGACGCGATTTGCTCCGACGACGGGAGGAAGCTATTCGGCGATTGCGTTCAGCGTTTCGTGAGCACGGCGGTTTCGGTTTATCTCGACAAGACAAACGACGTGAACGTTTTTGACGATTTATTCGCCGGTTTAACCAACCCGAAACACGAACACAAGGTTAAGCAAACGATTGTAACGGTCTGTAACGGTGCGGTTGAAACGTTCGTGAGAGCGTCAAGAAGAAAAACCACAGAACCGGAATCGGACCGGACGTGGATCGATGGGATATCATCGTCGTTGTCTGTACCGAGTAACCGGAAATACGTGGTGGATTTAACCGGGAAGGTGACGTTTGAGACGGTTAGATCGTTGTTAGAAGTGTTGATAGAGAGAGCGAATGGGAAAGTGGAGAGTTATGTGGAGAAAGTTAGAGAGAGAGGAAACGAGACGAGGAGATTCGTGAGAGTTAAATCATCGCTTCTTCATAGTTTATGTTTGTTTCTGTGTTTACAGATTGTTGAAGCTCCATGGATACTGACTCCAAGAAACTGA